One window from the genome of Pseudonocardia hierapolitana encodes:
- a CDS encoding sugar ABC transporter ATP-binding protein, producing the protein MTGEPLLAMRGIVKQFPGVRALDGVDLDVAAGEVHCLLGQNGAGKSTLIKVLAGAHTPDAGEIVWEGRQVAFAAPQAADAAGIATIYQELDLVPGLSVAENIVLGHEPSRMGFSRLRAAEDIARKLLSRLGHPEIPPRRELGRLSAAGQQVVSMARALARDARLIVMDEPSAVLDPEEVQNLFRVIRELTADGVAVVYISHRLEEIREIGDRVTVLKDGRTVARNLPARDTPTADVIRLMTGRTIEYVFPERNLPSDEVVLEVEGLSRTGEFADVSFTVRAGEVVGLAGLVGSGRSEILETVYGARKATAGTVRVRGRVLRPGSVPGAVRAGMGLAPEERKSQGLLLAEPVFRNVSLPGMARYARGGFLGPQADLDAAADVTGQLDVRPADATRPVRTLSGGNQQKVVLARWLLQGCTVLLLDEPTRGVDVGARSEIYALVHRLAAEGAAIVLVSSEVPEVLGLAHRVLVVREGRVVHEAPGDELDEARVLDLVMEGSRT; encoded by the coding sequence ATGACTGGAGAGCCGCTGCTCGCGATGCGCGGCATCGTGAAGCAGTTCCCGGGGGTGCGCGCGCTCGACGGCGTCGACCTGGACGTCGCCGCGGGCGAGGTGCACTGCCTGCTGGGCCAGAACGGCGCGGGCAAGTCCACGCTGATCAAGGTGCTGGCCGGGGCGCACACGCCGGACGCGGGCGAGATCGTCTGGGAAGGCCGGCAGGTGGCGTTCGCGGCGCCGCAGGCCGCCGACGCCGCCGGTATCGCAACCATCTACCAGGAGTTGGACCTGGTGCCGGGCCTGTCGGTCGCGGAGAACATCGTCCTCGGGCACGAGCCGTCGCGGATGGGGTTCAGCCGGCTGCGCGCCGCCGAGGACATCGCCCGGAAGCTCCTCTCCCGGCTGGGGCACCCCGAGATCCCGCCGCGGCGCGAGCTGGGCCGGCTCTCGGCGGCGGGCCAGCAGGTGGTGAGCATGGCGAGGGCCCTTGCCCGCGACGCCCGGCTGATCGTGATGGACGAGCCGTCGGCGGTTCTGGACCCCGAGGAGGTCCAGAACCTGTTCCGGGTGATCCGCGAGCTCACCGCCGACGGCGTCGCGGTCGTCTACATCTCCCACCGGCTCGAGGAGATCCGCGAGATCGGCGACCGGGTCACCGTGCTCAAGGACGGCCGCACCGTCGCCCGCAACCTGCCGGCGCGCGACACCCCGACCGCCGACGTCATCCGGCTGATGACCGGCCGCACCATCGAGTACGTCTTCCCGGAGCGCAACCTGCCCTCCGACGAGGTCGTGCTGGAGGTCGAGGGGCTCTCGCGCACCGGTGAGTTCGCGGACGTCTCGTTCACGGTGCGGGCCGGCGAGGTCGTGGGGCTCGCCGGGCTCGTCGGATCGGGGCGCTCGGAGATCCTGGAGACCGTCTACGGGGCGCGCAAGGCCACCGCCGGCACCGTGCGCGTGCGTGGGCGCGTCCTCCGGCCCGGGTCGGTGCCGGGTGCGGTCCGCGCCGGGATGGGCCTCGCTCCGGAGGAGCGCAAGAGCCAGGGTCTGCTGCTCGCCGAGCCGGTGTTCCGCAACGTCTCGCTGCCCGGGATGGCCCGCTACGCCCGCGGCGGGTTCCTCGGCCCTCAGGCCGACCTGGACGCGGCGGCGGACGTCACCGGTCAGCTCGACGTGCGGCCGGCGGACGCCACCCGGCCGGTCCGCACGCTGTCGGGCGGCAACCAGCAGAAGGTCGTGCTCGCGCGCTGGCTGCTGCAGGGCTGCACGGTGCTGCTGCTGGACGAGCCCACGCGCGGCGTGGACGTCGGGGCCCGCAGCGAGATCTACGCGCTGGTCCACCGGCTCGCCGCGGAGGGGGCGGCGATCGTGCTGGTGTCCAGCGAGGTGCCGGAGGTGCTCGGGCTCGCACACCGCGTGCTCGTCGTCCGGGAGGGCAGGGTGGTCCACGAGGCGCCGGGCGACGAGCTCGACGAGGCGAGGGTGCTCGACCTCGTGATGGAAGGGAGCAGGACGTGA
- a CDS encoding ABC transporter permease — translation MSERTTGQTAVPAADEHARVEKAAREAEPAASSWSRVLDSGAGRNLGLVAVLVLLAIVGVVTTDTFLTTANLLTVLTQASIIGVLTVGVTFVIIGGGIDLSVGKVMALASVWATTVATQSYGPVVMVLCALAVGLGAGLVNGLLIAYGRIVPFIVTLAMLISAQGLAERISGRRSQIVTDPVIAGIANTRLLGIPLLVYIFAAVVGVGWVVLNRTTFGRRTFAIGGNPEAARLAGLDVKRHTIGLYMVSGLCCGIAAIMIASLTTTGSSTHGTLYELDAIAAVIIGGTLLSGGRGTLIGSILGVLVFTTITNLFVLNNLATEVQNIAKGAIIVVAVLIQARAQRSSSTA, via the coding sequence GTGAGCGAGCGGACCACGGGACAGACCGCCGTGCCGGCCGCCGACGAGCACGCGCGCGTCGAGAAGGCCGCCCGCGAGGCGGAGCCTGCCGCGTCGTCGTGGAGCCGGGTGCTCGACAGCGGGGCGGGGCGCAACCTCGGCCTCGTCGCCGTGCTTGTGCTGCTGGCCATCGTCGGTGTCGTCACCACCGACACGTTCCTGACCACGGCGAACCTGCTGACCGTCCTGACCCAGGCGTCGATCATCGGCGTGCTCACCGTCGGCGTGACGTTCGTGATCATCGGTGGTGGCATCGACCTGTCGGTCGGCAAGGTGATGGCGCTGGCCTCGGTGTGGGCCACCACCGTCGCGACCCAGTCCTACGGGCCCGTGGTGATGGTGCTCTGCGCCCTCGCGGTCGGCCTGGGCGCCGGGCTGGTCAACGGCCTGCTCATCGCGTACGGCCGGATCGTGCCGTTCATCGTCACCCTGGCCATGCTGATCTCCGCGCAGGGCCTGGCCGAGCGGATCTCGGGGCGGCGCAGCCAGATCGTCACCGATCCGGTGATCGCCGGCATCGCCAACACCCGGCTGCTCGGCATCCCGCTGCTGGTCTACATCTTCGCCGCGGTGGTGGGCGTCGGGTGGGTGGTGCTCAACCGCACCACGTTCGGCCGCCGCACCTTCGCCATCGGCGGCAACCCCGAGGCGGCGCGCCTGGCCGGCCTCGACGTGAAGCGGCACACGATCGGCCTCTACATGGTGTCCGGCCTGTGCTGCGGGATCGCCGCGATCATGATCGCATCGCTCACCACGACCGGGTCGAGCACCCACGGCACGCTCTACGAGCTGGACGCGATCGCCGCGGTGATCATCGGCGGCACGCTGCTCTCCGGCGGCCGCGGCACGCTGATCGGCTCGATCCTCGGCGTGCTCGTGTTCACGACGATCACGAACCTGTTCGTGCTCAACAACCTCGCCACCGAGGTCCAGAACATCGCGAAGGGCGCGATCATCGTCGTCGCCGTGCTGATCCAGGCCCGCGCGCAGCGCTCGTCGTCCACCGCCTGA
- a CDS encoding substrate-binding domain-containing protein — protein sequence MSDPTRGLHRRRFLTGALGVGAGAALTACTSNEPAGGGGGPAVAPAPAAGGSEPGTPVTIGFSAPAADHGWIAAIAQNAQAQAEQFPDVTFEAVNPTNDIAQQIAAVETLINRGVDALVILPNDGSQLTRVGRQAMDAGVAVINLDRIFDSPLAYRTWIGGDNYGMGVSAGHYIGTRLREAGVANPIIAEIAGIDSLPLTQERSRGFAEALATYGFAVGPRQAADFTAQGGQEVTANLLQASPRLDAVWNHDDDQGIGVLAAINQAGRNEFFMVGGAGSANAMREIQADTGVLKATVTYSPSMASSAVALARLVAQGRGMSDLAEQEVPASITLASATITKENVANYLPLGFES from the coding sequence ATGTCCGACCCCACCCGGGGCCTGCACCGTCGCAGGTTCCTCACCGGCGCGCTCGGCGTCGGCGCCGGCGCGGCGCTCACCGCGTGCACGAGCAACGAGCCCGCCGGCGGGGGTGGCGGCCCCGCGGTCGCACCCGCACCCGCCGCGGGGGGCTCCGAGCCCGGCACGCCGGTCACCATCGGGTTCTCCGCTCCGGCGGCCGACCACGGCTGGATCGCGGCGATCGCGCAGAACGCGCAGGCACAGGCGGAGCAGTTCCCGGACGTCACGTTCGAGGCGGTCAACCCGACCAACGACATCGCCCAGCAGATCGCGGCCGTCGAGACGCTGATCAACCGCGGTGTGGACGCGCTCGTGATCCTGCCCAACGACGGCAGCCAGCTCACCCGCGTGGGGCGGCAGGCGATGGACGCCGGCGTCGCCGTGATCAACCTGGACCGGATCTTCGACTCGCCGCTCGCGTACCGCACCTGGATCGGCGGCGACAACTACGGCATGGGCGTGAGCGCGGGCCACTACATCGGCACCCGGCTGCGCGAGGCCGGTGTGGCCAACCCGATCATCGCCGAGATCGCAGGCATCGACAGCCTGCCGCTCACCCAGGAGCGCAGCCGCGGGTTCGCCGAAGCGCTGGCCACCTACGGCTTCGCCGTGGGCCCGCGCCAGGCCGCCGACTTCACCGCCCAGGGCGGCCAGGAGGTCACCGCGAACCTGCTGCAGGCATCCCCCCGGCTGGACGCCGTGTGGAACCACGACGACGACCAGGGCATCGGCGTGCTCGCCGCGATCAACCAGGCGGGCCGCAACGAGTTCTTCATGGTCGGCGGCGCCGGATCGGCCAACGCGATGCGCGAGATCCAGGCCGACACCGGCGTGCTCAAGGCCACGGTGACCTACAGCCCGTCGATGGCGTCGTCGGCCGTTGCGCTCGCCAGGCTCGTGGCGCAGGGTCGGGGCATGAGCGATCTGGCCGAACAGGAGGTGCCGGCGTCGATCACGCTGGCGTCGGCGACCATCACGAAGGAGAACGTGGCGAACTACCTGCCCCTCGGGTTCGAGTCATGA
- a CDS encoding Gfo/Idh/MocA family protein, whose product MSDGKAMLGVGMIGYAFMGAAHSQAWRTAGRFFDLPLQPDMAVLCGRTADATAAAAQRMGWRHTETDWKALLGRDDVQLIDVCTPGDTHAEIAIAALEAGKHVLCEKPLANTVDEAKAMVAAAEAAKAKGVRSMVAFNYRRVPAVALARRLVEQGRIGEIRHVRAVYLQDWIVDPEFPLVWRLQKDKAGSGALGDIGAHIVDMAQFVTGDRLTGVSALTETFIKERPLPEASSGLSASGSSERGEVTVDDTALFIGRFGGGAVASFEATRFATGRKNALRLEINGSAGSLAFDFESMNELSFYDAGEDADTAGFRRIYVTEPTHPYAGAWWPPGHGLGYEHSFTHEIVDLVRDLAAGTDPTPSFADGLQVQQVLDAVARSAESGSRWEQIAGED is encoded by the coding sequence ATGAGCGATGGCAAGGCGATGCTCGGCGTCGGGATGATCGGCTACGCCTTCATGGGCGCGGCCCACTCGCAGGCCTGGCGCACGGCGGGGCGGTTCTTCGATCTCCCGCTGCAGCCCGACATGGCGGTGCTCTGCGGCCGCACCGCCGACGCCACCGCCGCGGCGGCCCAGCGCATGGGCTGGCGGCACACGGAGACCGACTGGAAGGCGCTGCTCGGCCGCGACGACGTGCAGCTGATCGACGTCTGCACGCCGGGCGACACGCACGCCGAGATCGCGATCGCCGCGCTGGAGGCCGGCAAGCACGTGCTGTGCGAGAAGCCGCTCGCCAACACCGTCGACGAGGCCAAGGCCATGGTCGCGGCCGCCGAGGCGGCCAAGGCCAAGGGCGTGCGCAGCATGGTGGCTTTCAACTACCGTCGGGTGCCCGCGGTGGCGCTCGCGCGGCGGTTGGTGGAGCAGGGCCGGATCGGCGAGATCCGCCACGTCCGCGCGGTGTACCTGCAGGACTGGATCGTCGACCCGGAGTTCCCCCTGGTCTGGCGGCTGCAGAAGGACAAGGCCGGCTCGGGCGCACTGGGCGACATCGGGGCGCACATCGTCGACATGGCGCAGTTCGTCACCGGCGACCGCCTCACCGGGGTCTCCGCGCTCACCGAGACCTTCATCAAGGAGCGGCCGCTGCCGGAGGCGTCCAGCGGGCTGTCGGCGTCCGGGTCCAGTGAGCGGGGCGAGGTCACCGTCGACGACACGGCGTTGTTCATCGGCCGCTTCGGCGGAGGGGCCGTGGCGTCCTTCGAGGCCACGCGGTTCGCCACGGGCCGCAAGAACGCGCTGCGGCTGGAGATCAACGGGAGCGCCGGTTCGCTCGCGTTCGACTTCGAGTCGATGAACGAGCTGTCGTTCTACGACGCAGGAGAGGACGCCGACACCGCGGGCTTCCGCCGGATCTACGTGACCGAGCCGACCCACCCGTACGCGGGCGCGTGGTGGCCGCCGGGCCACGGGCTCGGCTACGAGCACTCGTTCACCCACGAGATCGTGGACCTGGTCCGCGACCTCGCCGCGGGCACCGACCCGACCCCGTCGTTCGCCGACGGGCTGCAGGTCCAGCAGGTGCTGGACGCAGTGGCCCGCTCGGCCGAGTCCGGCAGCCGCTGGGAACAGATCGCAGGAGAGGACTGA
- a CDS encoding sugar phosphate isomerase/epimerase family protein, producing the protein MTRPITLFTGQWADLPFEEVARLAGEWGYDGLEIACWGDHFDVRAAVEDDSYIAGRREILEKHGLQVFAISNHLNGQAVCDDPIDERHRAIVHPRVWGDGDPEGVRQRAAEEMKYTARAAAKLGVNTVIGFTGSKIWKTVAMFPPVPESMIEDGYRDFAERWNPILDVFDEVGVRFAHEVHPSEIAYDYWTTVRALEAVGHREAFGLNWDPSHFVWQDLDPVGFLWDFKDRIYHVDCKDAKRQVGNGRNGRMGSHLPWADPRRGWDFVSTGHGDVPWEACFRMLNTIGYDGPISVEWEDAGMDRLVGAPDALAFVKRTAFDPPSAAFDSAFSSGS; encoded by the coding sequence ATGACGCGACCGATCACGCTGTTCACCGGCCAGTGGGCCGACCTGCCGTTCGAGGAGGTCGCCCGGCTCGCGGGGGAGTGGGGCTACGACGGGCTGGAGATCGCCTGCTGGGGCGACCACTTCGACGTCCGGGCCGCGGTCGAGGACGACTCCTACATCGCGGGCCGCCGGGAGATCCTCGAGAAGCACGGCCTGCAGGTCTTCGCGATCTCCAACCACCTGAACGGCCAGGCCGTCTGCGACGACCCGATCGACGAGCGGCACCGCGCCATCGTGCACCCGCGCGTCTGGGGCGACGGCGACCCCGAGGGCGTGCGCCAGCGGGCAGCGGAGGAGATGAAGTACACCGCCCGCGCCGCCGCGAAGCTCGGCGTGAACACGGTCATCGGGTTCACCGGGTCGAAGATCTGGAAGACCGTGGCGATGTTCCCGCCGGTGCCCGAGTCGATGATCGAGGACGGCTACCGCGACTTCGCCGAGCGCTGGAACCCGATCCTCGACGTGTTCGACGAGGTGGGCGTCCGGTTCGCGCACGAGGTCCACCCCTCGGAGATCGCCTACGACTACTGGACGACGGTGCGCGCACTGGAGGCGGTCGGGCACCGGGAGGCGTTCGGGCTGAACTGGGACCCGAGCCACTTCGTCTGGCAGGACCTCGACCCGGTCGGGTTCCTCTGGGACTTCAAGGACCGGATCTACCACGTCGACTGCAAGGACGCGAAGCGCCAGGTCGGCAACGGCCGCAACGGCCGGATGGGCAGCCACCTCCCGTGGGCCGACCCGCGGCGCGGCTGGGACTTCGTCTCCACCGGCCACGGCGACGTGCCGTGGGAGGCGTGCTTCCGGATGCTCAACACGATCGGCTACGACGGCCCCATCTCGGTCGAGTGGGAGGACGCCGGCATGGACCGCCTCGTCGGCGCCCCGGACGCGCTGGCCTTCGTGAAGCGCACGGCGTTCGACCCGCCCTCGGCGGCGTTCGACTCGGCGTTCAGCAGCGGCTCGTAA
- a CDS encoding GNAT family N-acetyltransferase, with translation MAIVSVPPRPRRHRRREFSGAAPSSTATIAAFVAEQDDVRSTRRRSQEHPHRTSGGPLQRLTDRLRLTPIGPAHAEELYQLYQDPGIAEWSGPALSRDAARELAAHVGERWRIDGVHKWIAHDRVTGELVGRGGMSRTELDGEPRLEVGWAVRTPLWGRGYATEIGAEALRFAADVLGATEVVAFTEVHNRRSRAVMERLGMRYDREIRLPGLVAGWPGVHPDAPFALYVADLSRDSV, from the coding sequence GTGGCCATCGTCTCCGTCCCGCCCCGTCCCCGGCGCCACCGGCGGCGGGAATTCTCTGGCGCGGCACCCTCGTCCACTGCAACCATCGCCGCCTTCGTCGCCGAACAGGATGACGTTAGGTCAACGCGGCGCCGGAGCCAAGAACATCCACATCGGACATCGGGAGGTCCGCTGCAACGGCTCACCGATCGGCTCCGGCTCACGCCCATCGGGCCCGCCCATGCCGAGGAGCTCTACCAGCTCTACCAGGACCCGGGAATCGCGGAGTGGTCCGGCCCCGCCCTCTCGCGGGACGCGGCGCGGGAGCTCGCCGCCCACGTGGGAGAGCGGTGGCGGATCGACGGCGTGCACAAGTGGATCGCCCACGACCGCGTCACCGGCGAGCTGGTCGGCCGGGGCGGGATGTCCCGAACCGAGCTCGACGGCGAGCCCCGCCTCGAAGTGGGCTGGGCCGTGCGCACGCCGCTCTGGGGGCGCGGCTACGCCACGGAGATCGGGGCCGAGGCCCTGCGCTTCGCCGCGGACGTGCTGGGGGCCACCGAGGTCGTGGCGTTCACCGAGGTGCACAACCGCCGCTCCCGGGCGGTGATGGAACGCCTCGGCATGCGCTACGACCGCGAGATCCGCCTGCCGGGACTGGTCGCCGGGTGGCCGGGCGTGCACCCGGACGCCCCGTTCGCGCTCTACGTGGCCGACCTCTCGCGCGACAGCGTGTGA
- a CDS encoding sensor histidine kinase, whose amino-acid sequence MATLAEARRVAAAVRGGLGGPDAFGAARALRRLLDADAVGIGGLHGALVWSGRAPDDADALADAVLSSDSRTGARGIVALPVHARDELAGVLVVAGQVALAAAREAALWLGEALERARLEETAVVAEQAELRALRAEISPHFVYNSLTAIASFVKSDPERARDLMLDFAEYTRHSLARHGDYTTVSGEFQAIEAYLALARAVLGERLKVQVRIAPEILPVALPYLALQPLVENAVRHGVELPGGSGLVQVSGEADGTECVIAVEDDGPGMEPEYAAAVLAGQGSPGSMGLVNVDRRLRTVFGPGYGLVIETEKGAGTRVLLRLPRFQPGVVAS is encoded by the coding sequence ATGGCCACCCTGGCGGAGGCCAGGCGGGTCGCGGCTGCGGTGCGTGGCGGGCTCGGTGGACCCGACGCGTTCGGGGCGGCGCGCGCACTGCGCAGGCTCCTCGACGCCGACGCCGTGGGGATCGGCGGCCTGCACGGGGCGCTGGTGTGGTCCGGACGAGCGCCGGACGACGCCGACGCCCTCGCCGATGCCGTGTTGAGCAGCGACTCCCGCACGGGCGCCCGCGGGATCGTCGCGCTGCCCGTGCACGCCCGCGACGAGCTGGCCGGCGTGCTGGTCGTGGCGGGGCAGGTGGCGCTCGCCGCCGCACGCGAGGCGGCGCTCTGGCTCGGCGAGGCCCTCGAACGGGCCCGGCTGGAGGAGACCGCGGTCGTGGCCGAGCAGGCCGAGCTGCGAGCGTTGCGTGCGGAGATCTCACCGCACTTCGTCTACAACAGCCTCACCGCGATCGCCTCGTTCGTGAAGTCCGACCCGGAGCGGGCCCGCGACCTCATGCTCGACTTCGCCGAGTACACCCGCCACAGCCTGGCCCGGCACGGCGACTACACCACCGTGTCGGGCGAGTTCCAGGCGATCGAGGCCTACCTGGCCCTGGCCAGGGCGGTGCTGGGGGAGCGGCTGAAGGTGCAGGTGCGCATCGCCCCGGAGATCCTGCCCGTCGCGCTGCCCTACCTCGCGCTCCAGCCGCTGGTGGAGAACGCCGTCCGCCACGGCGTCGAGCTGCCGGGTGGCAGCGGCCTCGTGCAGGTCAGCGGCGAGGCCGACGGCACCGAGTGCGTGATCGCCGTGGAGGATGACGGTCCGGGCATGGAACCGGAGTACGCGGCCGCGGTGCTCGCCGGTCAGGGCTCCCCGGGCAGCATGGGCCTGGTGAACGTCGATCGGCGGCTGCGCACCGTGTTCGGACCCGGCTACGGTCTCGTGATCGAGACGGAGAAGGGTGCTGGCACCCGGGTGCTGCTCCGGCTGCCGCGGTTCCAACCAGGGGTGGTGGCTTCATGA
- a CDS encoding LytR/AlgR family response regulator transcription factor yields MTRRMRVLAVDDVAPALAELSRLLRESPDVGEVAEAGDPITALRLIQAGPLDAVFLDISMPGMNGLELASLLARMTDPPVVVFVTAYEEHAASAYGIGAVDYLLKPVSAERLAAALARVRRFGAAETAPAPTPVDALPAVPVELAGRTRFVRRDDVRFVEAHGDYVRLHTPSGAHLVRIPISRLEEHWQHAGFSRVHRSYLLAVPAVRELRSDLSGGLLAHTDVGDVPVSRRHARELREQLLEAATRGAFEPPDQRTR; encoded by the coding sequence ATGACCCGCCGCATGCGGGTGCTCGCGGTCGACGACGTCGCGCCGGCGCTCGCCGAGCTCAGCCGGCTGCTGCGCGAGTCGCCCGACGTCGGGGAGGTGGCGGAGGCGGGCGACCCGATCACGGCGCTCCGGCTGATCCAGGCCGGCCCGCTCGACGCCGTGTTCCTGGACATCTCGATGCCCGGGATGAACGGCCTCGAGCTCGCATCGCTGCTCGCCCGGATGACGGACCCACCTGTGGTCGTGTTCGTCACCGCGTACGAGGAGCACGCGGCCTCGGCGTACGGGATCGGCGCGGTGGACTACCTGCTCAAGCCGGTGAGCGCGGAACGGCTCGCCGCCGCGCTCGCACGGGTGCGGCGGTTCGGCGCCGCGGAGACCGCGCCTGCGCCCACCCCCGTCGACGCGCTCCCCGCCGTGCCGGTCGAGCTCGCCGGGCGCACCCGCTTCGTGCGCCGCGACGACGTCCGCTTCGTCGAGGCGCACGGCGACTACGTGCGGCTGCACACCCCTTCCGGCGCACACCTCGTGCGCATCCCCATCTCCCGGCTCGAGGAGCACTGGCAGCACGCGGGCTTCAGCCGGGTGCACCGCAGCTACCTGCTCGCCGTACCGGCCGTCCGGGAGCTGCGCAGCGACCTGTCCGGCGGGCTGCTGGCCCACACCGACGTCGGCGACGTACCCGTGAGCCGCAGGCACGCCCGCGAGCTGCGCGAGCAGCTCCTCGAAGCCGCCACGAGGGGCGCGTTCGAACCGCCCGACCAGCGGACCCGATGA
- a CDS encoding cation acetate symporter, producing the protein MILAIVPVLLVTLLIGARGVAAMRTTSDFLVASRRISPTVNAAAVSGEYLSAASFLGIAGLVVKDGVGSLWYAVGFAAGYVAMLALVAAPMRRTGALTVPDFAEARLGSPALRKLSAVVVLVIGCLYLVPQFTAAGQVLGVVSGSPYWVGVVIAGAAVSVTLALGGMRAATYVQAFQFVLKLVLFIVPAIWLVLQVSPDTRRDALTPVEFSRFESATPVQFRLDTTLTITEPTPVRVAGGAPEELAPGEYHAEAGQTWEFAAGAAVPHVGAGPPGGPDWARPLLDPGGHPLLATWSVLVATVLGTMGLPHILIRFHTSPDGRGARRTAAITVALLGVFYLFPAVYGLLGAVLLPELYLSGGTDTVVVALPARVDGGFAGTLFTALLTAGAFAAFLATSLGLLLAVSGALSHDLVPSTLRRLRFTPIVAALAVVLLALPAARLDVGVLVTSAFAVAASTFCPLLVLGIWWPRLTARGAIVGMSTGLLASAGVIGIDLFLGVPPGLAGILLGQPALWSVPLAFATMVLVSLRGRPPAWASAAMLRLHLDETETGRR; encoded by the coding sequence GTGATCCTCGCGATCGTCCCGGTGCTGCTGGTCACGTTGCTGATCGGCGCCCGCGGGGTCGCGGCCATGCGCACCACGTCGGACTTCCTGGTGGCGTCGCGCCGGATCTCCCCGACGGTCAACGCGGCCGCCGTGTCCGGCGAGTACCTGTCGGCCGCGTCGTTCCTCGGGATCGCCGGACTCGTCGTCAAGGACGGCGTCGGCTCGCTCTGGTACGCCGTCGGCTTCGCGGCGGGCTACGTCGCGATGCTCGCGCTCGTCGCCGCTCCGATGCGCCGCACCGGCGCGCTCACCGTGCCCGACTTCGCCGAGGCCCGGCTCGGGTCGCCCGCCCTGCGCAAGCTGTCGGCGGTGGTCGTGCTGGTGATCGGCTGCCTCTACCTGGTGCCGCAGTTCACCGCGGCCGGGCAGGTGCTGGGCGTGGTGAGCGGCAGCCCGTACTGGGTGGGCGTGGTGATCGCCGGTGCCGCCGTGAGCGTGACGCTCGCGCTCGGCGGCATGCGGGCGGCCACGTACGTGCAGGCGTTCCAGTTCGTGCTGAAGCTCGTCCTGTTCATCGTGCCGGCGATCTGGCTGGTGCTGCAGGTCTCCCCGGACACCCGCCGCGACGCGCTGACCCCGGTGGAGTTCAGCCGGTTCGAGTCGGCCACGCCGGTGCAGTTCCGGCTCGACACCACCCTCACGATCACCGAGCCGACACCGGTGCGGGTGGCCGGGGGCGCGCCCGAGGAGCTGGCGCCGGGCGAGTACCACGCGGAGGCGGGGCAGACGTGGGAGTTCGCCGCAGGCGCCGCGGTGCCGCACGTCGGCGCCGGGCCGCCGGGCGGCCCGGACTGGGCCCGCCCGCTGCTCGACCCGGGCGGCCACCCGCTGCTCGCCACCTGGTCGGTGCTGGTGGCCACGGTGCTCGGCACGATGGGACTGCCGCACATCCTCATCCGGTTCCACACCAGCCCGGACGGTCGCGGCGCCCGCCGCACGGCCGCGATCACCGTGGCCCTGCTGGGTGTGTTCTACCTGTTCCCGGCGGTCTACGGGCTGCTCGGCGCGGTGCTGCTGCCGGAGCTGTACCTCTCCGGGGGCACGGACACGGTGGTCGTCGCGCTCCCGGCCCGGGTGGACGGCGGCTTCGCGGGCACGCTGTTCACCGCGCTGCTGACCGCCGGCGCGTTCGCGGCCTTCCTGGCGACGTCGCTCGGCCTGCTGCTCGCGGTGTCCGGCGCCCTGTCCCACGACCTGGTGCCGAGCACGCTGCGCCGGCTGCGGTTCACCCCGATCGTGGCGGCGCTCGCCGTCGTCCTGCTCGCCCTCCCCGCGGCCCGGCTCGACGTCGGGGTGCTCGTGACCTCGGCGTTCGCTGTGGCCGCGTCCACGTTCTGCCCGCTGCTCGTGCTCGGCATCTGGTGGCCGCGGCTCACGGCCCGCGGCGCGATCGTCGGGATGTCGACCGGGCTTCTCGCGTCGGCGGGTGTGATCGGGATCGACCTGTTCCTCGGTGTGCCGCCGGGGCTCGCCGGGATCCTCCTCGGCCAGCCCGCGCTGTGGTCCGTACCGCTCGCGTTCGCGACGATGGTGCTGGTCTCGCTGCGGGGCCGCCCACCGGCGTGGGCGTCGGCGGCGATGCTGCGGCTGCACCTGGACGAGACGGAGACCGGCCGCCGATGA